Part of the Bacillus sp. THAF10 genome is shown below.
GTGATCCCAGATAAAGGCCATTCGACACATACTGACTAAATTCGCCAGCAGAACCACCCTGCCAGCTCAGCCCGTAACCTCCCTAACACCTACTTTCACCTCAAACCCTCTACTTAAATTCCCGCCAATTTTGATTGCTCTCCTCAAACAACTCTTCAAAGCTTTTATTCTTTTCTCTCAAACGTCTCTCTTCCTTTGCTTTTGCAGCCGCTTCTTCCTTCTGTTTTTGTTCTGTTTCTACTAGTTGAGATTTCATGGATTTCAGCTTAGAGAATACATCTCCCTCTAGTTGATCCTTAAGAGTTAATGATTCTTCCTTTTTATGTGATACGGCATTCCCCGTACTTTTTTGCTTTTTCTTTTTCATTATGAA
Proteins encoded:
- a CDS encoding YqkE family protein, which translates into the protein MKKKKQKSTGNAVSHKKEESLTLKDQLEGDVFSKLKSMKSQLVETEQKQKEEAAAKAKEERRLREKNKSFEELFEESNQNWREFK